One window from the genome of Yamadazyma tenuis chromosome 7, complete sequence encodes:
- the CHS2_2 gene encoding Chitin synthase, class 2 (COG:M; EggNog:ENOG503NUPC; CAZy:GT2_Chitin_synth): MSGHNYNYNQQYGHHTGSGYAGPQQSGTYNYNHQRIPSDHSINFTQPPPVYNQSYTQAGNDTYEDLTSFYRDENNDTYDRPSQIFNTSSTHLNPNQPYTNNPFNGGSSSFEDLHNAPEPLTSHDNYEMNQFHGDSYTQHNNFNQAFVPHVYDDDDEEEREFDKNIEYNEFVGDHYDLNAVHAPVYDDDDSPFADEAEEFEKPPEEEAVRSKPHIGIASGLNGHLVLDCPVATELLRKFPDYKGDLKDGGLSREFAYMRYTAVTCGPSNFYKDGYILRPVHYPQPRETELMVVITMYNEDDLLLARTLKGVFKNIKHLESRNRSSVWGKDSWKKVVVCIVSDGRSKINERAQALLAALGVYQDGLAKSQVDDKKVKAHMYEYTTRVGISSVDDTVKLTTEKIVPVQLLFCLKEENTKKINSHRWCFQAISQILDPKIIVLLDAGTQPTGKSLYHLWKEFDKDPQVAGTCGEIKASLKKREIITNPITYGQNFEYKISNILDKPTESVFGFISVLPGAFSAYRYVALLNDINGKGPLEKYFKGEFLHSSGELDPNDDEYVLKSQQLKEEAGIFTSNMYLAEDRILCYELVAKKNCSWLLRYCKSASAETDVPDRLAEFILQRRRWLNGSFFAAIYSLAHFPKIWGSSHSIGRKIFLHIQFVYQFLNLIVSWFSIGTYFLVFRILTTGLSDSSLGFAPGNILSVIFLWLYLASLVTTFVLSFGNKPKGTEKFYIVIVIFFAILMAYMIFAAIFMAVNSVQQIYNDNEKITVKLFFSNSEFRDLVVATCSTYALYFLASFLYFEPWHMFTSFVQYILLSPSYINVLNIYAFCNIDDISWGTKGDVGAKDLGVAKVRDDGTFDVNIPILKEEINQSYLNQLEKIKKPVEDDGSGYASNNDDYYAFIRSMTVLVWMISNFVIVALVLKTGGLSQFGGTSQEKRETIFLTVILWMVAFMALFRFIGCVLYLIQRFLRSFKSSTSYQRQQKGLL; this comes from the coding sequence ATGAGTGGTCACAACTACAATTACAACCAGCAGTATGGGCATCATACTGGGTCTGGCTACGCGGGACCCCAGCAGTCAGGTACCTATAACTacaatcaccaaagaatCCCTAGTGATCATTCTATCAACTTCACACAACCTCCACCCGTTTATAATCAGTCGTACACGCAAGCAGGTAATGACACATACGAAGACTTGACGAGTTTTTACAGAGACGAGAACAATGATACGTATGACAGACCGTCTCAGATATTCAACACGTCTTCCACCCATTTAAACCCCAATCAGCCGTACACAAATAACCCGTTTAATGGAGGTTCATCGAGTTTTGAAGACTTGCACAATGCTCCTGAACCGTTGACTTCTCACGACAACTATGAAATGAATCAATTTCACGGAGATAGTTATACCCAACACAATAACTTCAACCAGGCATTTGTTCCTCATGTatatgatgatgatgacgaggaagaaCGAGAATTCGACAAAAATATCGAGTATAACGAGTTTGTTGGAGACCATTACGACTTGAATGCAGTACATGCTCCTGTGtatgatgacgatgattCTCCTTTTGCTGATGAAGCTGAGGAATTTGAAAAGCCTCCTGAAGAGGAAGCAGTGAGATCCAAACCTCATATAGGGATTGCATCGGGTTTGAACGGGCACTTGGTATTGGATTGTCCAGTGGCTACCGAATTATTGAGAAAGTTTCCTGATTATAAGGGTGACCTCAAAGATGGCGGTTTATCGAGAGAGTTCGCTTATATGAGATACACAGCTGTAACCTGTGGTCCTTCTAACTTCTACAAGGACGGGTATATTCTAAGACCAGTACACTATCCTCAGCCAAGAGAGACCGAATTGATGGTAGTGATCACTATGTATAACGAAGATGACCTTTTGTTGGCCAGAACTTTGAAGGGtgtgttcaagaacattAAACACTTGGAATCTAGAAACAGATCTTCAGTTTGGGGTAAAGATTCTTGGAAAAAAGTGGTTGTTTGCATAGTTTCGGATGGACGgtccaagatcaatgaaCGTGCACAAGCGTTGTTGGCAGCTTTGGGTGTTTATCAGGATGGTTTGGCCAAATCGCAGGTTGATGACAAAAAGGTCAAAGCTCATATGTATGAATACACCACCAGAGTGGGGATTTCCAGCGTGGATGATACGGTTAAGTTGACTACCGAAAAGATTGTTCCCGTTCAATTGTTGTTCTgcttgaaagaagaaaataCGAAGAAGATTAATTCCCATAGATGGTGCTTCCAAGCCATTAGTCAAATCTTGGACCCTAAAATTATTGTGTTGTTGGACGCCGGTACTCAGCCAACTGGTAAGTCATTATACCATTTATGGAAGGAGTTCGATAAGGATCCACAAGTGGCTGGTACATGTGGAGAAATCAAAGCCTCCTTAAAGAAGAgagaaatcatcaccaatccAATTACGTATGGCCAAAATTTCGAGTACAAGATCTCCAATATATTGGATAAACCTACCGAATCTGTATTCGGGTTCATTTCAGTGTTGCCAGGTGCTTTTTCTGCTTATAGATATGTGGCTCTATTGAACGATATCAATGGCAAAGGTCCGTTGGAGAAGTATTTCAAGGGTGAATTTTTGCACAGTAGTGGAGAGTTGGATcccaatgatgatgaataTGTCTTGAAATCCCAACAGctaaaagaagaagcaggtATCTTTACCTCCAACATGTATCTTGCTGAAGACAGAATCTTATGTTATGAGTTGGTAGCTAAGAAGAATTGTTCTTGGTTATTGAGATACTGTAAAAGTGCTAGTGCTGAAACAGATGTTCCTGACAGGTTAGCTGAGTTTATCTTGCAAAGAAGGAGATGGTTAAATGGTTCTTTCTTTGCAGCCATATATTCGTTGGCTCATTTCCCCAAGATTTGGGGTTCTTCCCATAGTATTGGTAGAAAGATATTTTTGCATATCCAATTTGTCTACcagtttttgaatttgattgTATCTTGGTTTTCTATTGGTACTTACTTTTTGGTGTTCAGAATCTTAACTACAGGGTTATCCGACTCTAGTTTGGGATTTGCTCCTGGTAACATTTTATCGGTTATTTTCCTATGGTTGTATCTTGCTTCATTGGTTACGACTTTTGTTTTGAGTTTTGGTAATAAACCTAAGGGAACAGAAAAGTTCTATATTGTGATTGTGATTTTCTTTGCCATATTGATGGCGTATATgatttttgcagccatttttATGGCGGTGAACTCGGTGCAGCAGATTTATAATGATAACGAGAAGATTACGGTGAAGCTATTTTTCCTGAATTCAGAATTCAGAGACTTGGTGGTAGCAACTTGTTCTACTTATGCATTGTACTTCTTGGCATCGTTCTTATATTTTGAACCATGGCACATGTTCACGTCCTTCGTGCAATATATCTTGTTGTCTCCTTCATACATCAACGTGTTGAACATTTACGCCTTCTGTAacattgatgatatttcCTGGGGTACCAAGGGAGACGTTGGAGCCAAGGATTTGGGGGTGGCGAAGGTCAGAGATGATGGTACCTTTGATGTCAACattccaattttgaaggaagagatCAACCAATCTTATTTGAACCAATTGGAGAAGATTAAGAAGccagttgaagatgacggAAGTGGATATGCTTCTAATAACGACGATTATTATGCGTTCATCAGATCCATGACGGTCTTGGTCTGGATGATCTCTAATTTTGTGATTGTGGCATTGGTCTTAAAAACCGGTGGATTATCCCAGTTTGGCGGCACTAGTCAAGAAAAGAGAGAGACTATATTTTTGACGGTAATCTTATGGATGGTAGCATTCATGGCACTTTTCCGGTTCATTGGATGCGTTTTGTACTTGATCCAAAGATTCTTAAGAAGTTTCAAGCTGTCGACATCCTACCAAAGGCAACAAAAGGGCTTACTTTAG
- the TIM22 gene encoding Mitochondrial import inner membrane translocase subunit tim22 (COG:U; EggNog:ENOG503P30H), producing the protein MFGVYDPTAPQKPQEQMTQEEVAEQGAKSMIAFMQSCPGKTAMAGVSGFGLGGFFGLFMASMAYDVPVGTTAVNHISQLPLKQQMKLQFTDMGKRSWNSAKNFGYIGMVYSGVECSIESLRAKHDIYNGISAGCITGAALSINAGPQAAFVGCAGFAAFSVAIDLYLNSEAASPPSNDYDE; encoded by the coding sequence ATGTTTGGCGTCTATGATCCTACTGCTCCGCAAAAGCCTCAGGAGCAAATGACCCAAGAGGAGGTTGCAGAGCAAGGTGCTAAGCTGATGATCGCCTTTATGCAATCCTGTCCCGGTAAAACTGCCATGGCTGGAGTCTCTGGGTTTGGTTTAGGTGGTTTCTTCGGTTTGTTCATGGCTTCGATGGCGTATGATGTTCCCGTCGGAACCACTGCCGTCAATCATATCAGTCAGTTACCTCTTAAACAACAGATGAAGTTACAATTCACAGATATGGGAAAAAGGTCTTGGAACTCTGCTAAGAACTTTGGATACATTGGAATGGTGTACTCGGGTGTGGAATGTTCAATAGAAAGCTTAAGAGCCAAACATGATATTTACAACGGTATCAGTGCCGGGTGTATCACGGGCGCTGCATTATCCATAAATGCTGGCCCACAAGCTGCATTTGTGGGATGTGCTGGATTTGCTGCTTTTTCTGTTGCAATTGATTTATACTTGAACAGTGAAGCTGCCAGTCCACCAAGTAATGATTACGACGAATAA